One stretch of Juglans microcarpa x Juglans regia isolate MS1-56 chromosome 3D, Jm3101_v1.0, whole genome shotgun sequence DNA includes these proteins:
- the LOC121256738 gene encoding loganic acid O-methyltransferase-like isoform X2, translated as MCICLSPCVFLREWDREMEEEKTHPLPESCVMNGGEGPCSYALNSTYQRGVVEAAKEVIKEVIANYLDVSTLSTSLKPVCIADLGCSTGPNTFIAVQNIIEAIQIQYRSRGQNTRIPEFVVFFNDHASNDFSTLFKSLPPNRQYFAAGVPGSFYGRLFPKASLPFIHSSYALHWLSRVPLEVMDEGSPAWNKGRIHYTNAPKEVVEAYATRFAKDMESFLIARAQELVVGGLLALFIPAVPDVMSKSDSFTGLELDLLGSCLMDMAKAGLVSEAKVDSFNLPVYYTSPKGLKALIERNEHFSIERMENLKNQKKHLILPNPSMRSLYLRAALEGEFAKHFGNEIMDELFNRYSEKVVGSSFFLNPETHKSIVLFALLKRQD; from the exons ATGTGCATTTGTTTGAGCCCGTGTGTGTTTTTGAGAGAGTGGG ATCGAGAGATGGAGGAAGAAAAGACCCATCCTTTGCCTGAGTCGTGTGTAATGAATGGAGGAGAGGGACCTTGTAGCTATGCTCTGAACTCCACCTATCAG AGAGGAGTAGTGGAAGCTGCCAAAGAAGTGATCAAAGAGGTCATAGCCAATTACTTGGACGTCAGCACCCTTTCTACTTCTCTGAAGCCAGTGTGTATAGCGGATTTGGGTTGTTCTACAGGTCCCAATACCTTCATCGCAGTACAAAACATAATAGAGGCGATTCAAATCCAATACAGATCAAGAGGACAAAACACTCGGATCCCAGAATTTGTAGTATTCTTCAATGACCATGCCTCCAATGATTTCAGCACTCTCTTCAAGTCCCTCCCACCCAACAGACAATACTTTGCAGCTGGGGTTCCGGGTTCTTTCTATGGCCGCTTGTTTCCAAAGGCATCTCTTCCTTTCATTCACTCCTCTTATGCACTACACTGGCTGTCCAGGGTCCCCTTGGAGGTCATGGATGAGGGCTCTCCTGCATGGAATAAAGGGAGGATTCACTACACAAATGCGCCAAAAGAAGTTGTGGAGGCCTATGCAACTCGGTTTGCCAAGGACATGGAGTCCTTTCTCATTGCTAGAGCACAAGAGCTTGTTGTTGGAGGGCTATTGGCACTTTTCATACCTGCCGTCCCCGATGTCATGAGCAAATCTGACTCATTTACTGGTTTAGAGCTTGACCTTCTAGGATCTTGCCTAATGGACATGGCCAAAGCG GGATTAGTCAGTGAAGCAAAGGTGGATTCTTTCAATTTGCCGGTTTATTACACCTCCCCAAAGGGATTGAAGGCATTGATAGAAAGAAATGAGCATTTCAGCATTGAGAGgatggaaaatttgaaaaatcagaaGAAACATCTCATCCTGCCGAATCCCTCGATGCGTAGTTTATACCTGAGAGCAGCATTGGAAGGAGAATTTGCTAAGCATTTTGGGAATGAGATAATGGATGAGTTGTTTAATCGCTACTCTGAGAAAGTTGTAGGGTCCTCCTTTTTCTTAAACCCAGAGACCCATAAATCCATTGTATTGTTTGCCCTTCTAAAGCGCCAGGATTAG
- the LOC121256738 gene encoding loganic acid O-methyltransferase-like isoform X1, translating to MCICLRERERRREKDREMEEEKTHPLPESCVMNGGEGPCSYALNSTYQRGVVEAAKEVIKEVIANYLDVSTLSTSLKPVCIADLGCSTGPNTFIAVQNIIEAIQIQYRSRGQNTRIPEFVVFFNDHASNDFSTLFKSLPPNRQYFAAGVPGSFYGRLFPKASLPFIHSSYALHWLSRVPLEVMDEGSPAWNKGRIHYTNAPKEVVEAYATRFAKDMESFLIARAQELVVGGLLALFIPAVPDVMSKSDSFTGLELDLLGSCLMDMAKAGLVSEAKVDSFNLPVYYTSPKGLKALIERNEHFSIERMENLKNQKKHLILPNPSMRSLYLRAALEGEFAKHFGNEIMDELFNRYSEKVVGSSFFLNPETHKSIVLFALLKRQD from the exons ATGTGTAtttgtttgagagagagagagagacggagagagaaagATCGAGAGATGGAGGAAGAAAAGACCCATCCTTTGCCTGAGTCGTGTGTAATGAATGGAGGAGAGGGACCTTGTAGCTATGCTCTGAACTCCACCTATCAG AGAGGAGTAGTGGAAGCTGCCAAAGAAGTGATCAAAGAGGTCATAGCCAATTACTTGGACGTCAGCACCCTTTCTACTTCTCTGAAGCCAGTGTGTATAGCGGATTTGGGTTGTTCTACAGGTCCCAATACCTTCATCGCAGTACAAAACATAATAGAGGCGATTCAAATCCAATACAGATCAAGAGGACAAAACACTCGGATCCCAGAATTTGTAGTATTCTTCAATGACCATGCCTCCAATGATTTCAGCACTCTCTTCAAGTCCCTCCCACCCAACAGACAATACTTTGCAGCTGGGGTTCCGGGTTCTTTCTATGGCCGCTTGTTTCCAAAGGCATCTCTTCCTTTCATTCACTCCTCTTATGCACTACACTGGCTGTCCAGGGTCCCCTTGGAGGTCATGGATGAGGGCTCTCCTGCATGGAATAAAGGGAGGATTCACTACACAAATGCGCCAAAAGAAGTTGTGGAGGCCTATGCAACTCGGTTTGCCAAGGACATGGAGTCCTTTCTCATTGCTAGAGCACAAGAGCTTGTTGTTGGAGGGCTATTGGCACTTTTCATACCTGCCGTCCCCGATGTCATGAGCAAATCTGACTCATTTACTGGTTTAGAGCTTGACCTTCTAGGATCTTGCCTAATGGACATGGCCAAAGCG GGATTAGTCAGTGAAGCAAAGGTGGATTCTTTCAATTTGCCGGTTTATTACACCTCCCCAAAGGGATTGAAGGCATTGATAGAAAGAAATGAGCATTTCAGCATTGAGAGgatggaaaatttgaaaaatcagaaGAAACATCTCATCCTGCCGAATCCCTCGATGCGTAGTTTATACCTGAGAGCAGCATTGGAAGGAGAATTTGCTAAGCATTTTGGGAATGAGATAATGGATGAGTTGTTTAATCGCTACTCTGAGAAAGTTGTAGGGTCCTCCTTTTTCTTAAACCCAGAGACCCATAAATCCATTGTATTGTTTGCCCTTCTAAAGCGCCAGGATTAG
- the LOC121256739 gene encoding loganic acid O-methyltransferase-like: MNGGEGPCSYSQNSSYQGLFSEAKVDSFNLLVYYTSPKELKALIERNEHFSIERMENLNNQKKHLILPNPSMRSLYLRATLEGEIAKHFGNEIMNDLFNRYTKKVAGSSFFLNPETDKSTIIFVLLKRKN, encoded by the exons ATGAATGGAGGAGAGGGCCCTTGCAGCTATTCTCAAAACTCCTCCTATCAG GGATTATTCAGTGAAGCAAAGGTGGATTCTTTCAATTTGCTGGTTTATTACACCTCCCCCAAGGAACTGAAGGCATTGATAGAAAGAAATGAGCATTTCAGCATTGAGAGAATGGAAAATTTGAATAACCAGAAGAAGCATCTCATCCTGCCGAATCCCTCAATGCGTAGTTTATACTTGAGAGCCACATTGGAAGGAGAAATTGCTAAGCATTTTGGGAATGAGATCATGAACGATTTGTTTAATAGATACACAAAAAAGGTTGCAGGGTCGTCCTTTTTCTTAAACCCAGAGACTGATAAATCCACCATAATCTTTGTCCTTCTAAAGCGAAAGAATTAA
- the LOC121256166 gene encoding tetratricopeptide repeat protein 5-like isoform X2: protein MSNQAEQDPMAKATIAAEELYHTRDTYFPSNPDEKISKLQTESDLALKLLDSVPPEQRKLPMQRAAYEYLRGKILDVFPDYRKEAEDHLSKAVKLNPSLADAWLCLGNCIWKKEDLSAAKNCFNLALSKGPNKKILCQLSMLERRMAQGTENEAELIEESIQHAKEAITLDVKDGNSWYNLGNACLTSFFVTGAWDHSKLLQSLKAYQNAEKDERMKSNPDLYFNNATVNKYLENYERALRGFEAAALKDPGLNAGEEVQKMVNLLDKLENMLRGHARAKRLASLASSLGAVNLSSSYKQATIDLLVEGLNKAVAVVGKVVFFIKHEGIAPLYYLVCDSNQICFILSLYGTRNDAIKEGDQLSLLEPYYRYIDFSWKGKFKSIRVDFLEQVLVNGKALSPRQAVPTSIFAQHKP from the exons ATGAGCAACCAAGCAGAACAAGATCCCATGGCCAAAGCCACTATCGCAGCCGAAGAGCTTTACCACACTCGGGACACTTATTTTCCTTCAAACCCAGATGAGAAAATCTCCAAACTGCAAACAGAATCCGATCTTGCTCTCAAGCTCCTCGATTCTGTTCCTCCAG AACAAAGGAAATTGCCCATGCAGCGTGCAGCATATGAATATCTGAGAGGAAAAATATTGGATGTTTTTCCAGACTATAGGAAAGAAGCAGAGGATCATCTCTCAAAAGCT GTTAAGTTGAATCCATCTCTTGCAGATGCTTGGCTGTGTTTAGGCAACTGCATTTGGAAGAAGGAAGATCTATCTGCAGCAAAGAACTGCTTCAATCTTGCATTAAGCAAG GGTCctaacaaaaaaatactttGTCAGTTATCCATGCTTGAAAGAAGAATGGCTCAAG GAACTGAGAATGAGGCAGAACTTATTGAGGAAAGCATCCAGCATGCAAAGGAAGCTATTACTTTGGATGTCAAGGATGGGAATTCTTGGT ACAACCTAGGAAATGCATGCCTTACCAGTTTTTTCGTGACTGGAGCTTGGGATCACAGCAAACTTCTGCAGTCTTTGAAAGCATACCAAAATGCT GAGAAAGATGAAAGAATGAAGTCCAATCCAGACCTTTATTTTAACAATGCTACT GTAAACAAATATTTAGAGAACTATGAGAGGGCCCTCAGAGGATTTGAAGCTGCTGCTTTGAAGGATCCTGGTCTTAATGCTGGAGAGGAGGTTCAAAAGATGGTTAACCTTCTTGACAAGTTGGAGAATATGTTGAGG GGACATGCTCGAGCTAAACGACTTGCATCTTTAGCATCATCGTTGGGAGCTGTTAATT TGAGTTCCTCATACAAACAAGCCACTATAGATCTTCTGGTGGAGGGTCTGAACAAAGCAGTGGCAGTAGTAGGGAAAGTGGTATTCTTCATTAAGCATGAAGGCATTGCTCCCTT ATACTACCTGGTATGTGATTCAAATCAAATATGCTTCATTCTGTCACTCTATGGTACACGCAATGATGCG ATCAAAGAAGGAGATCAGCTATCTTTATTGGAACCTTATTATCGTTACATTGATTTTTCTTGGAAGGGAAAG TTCAAGTCAATTCGTGTTGATTTCTTGGAACAAGTTCTTGTGAATGGCAAAGCTCTGTCTCCTCGCCAAGCAGTCCCTACATCCATCTTTGCACAACATAAACCATGA
- the LOC121256166 gene encoding tetratricopeptide repeat protein 5-like isoform X3: MSNQAEQDPMAKATIAAEELYHTRDTYFPSNPDEKISKLQTESDLALKLLDSVPPEQRKLPMQRAAYEYLRGKILDVFPDYRKEAEDHLSKAVKLNPSLADAWLCLGNCIWKKEDLSAAKNCFNLALSKGPNKKILCQLSMLERRMAQDNLGNACLTSFFVTGAWDHSKLLQSLKAYQNAEKDERMKSNPDLYFNNATVNKYLENYERALRGFEAAALKDPGLNAGEEVQKMVNLLDKLENMLRGHARAKRLASLASSLGAVNLSSSYKQATIDLLVEGLNKAVAVVGKVVFFIKHEGIAPLYYLVCDSNQICFILSLYGTRNDAIKEGDQLSLLEPYYRYIDFSWKGKHYQFKSIRVDFLEQVLVNGKALSPRQAVPTSIFAQHKP, translated from the exons ATGAGCAACCAAGCAGAACAAGATCCCATGGCCAAAGCCACTATCGCAGCCGAAGAGCTTTACCACACTCGGGACACTTATTTTCCTTCAAACCCAGATGAGAAAATCTCCAAACTGCAAACAGAATCCGATCTTGCTCTCAAGCTCCTCGATTCTGTTCCTCCAG AACAAAGGAAATTGCCCATGCAGCGTGCAGCATATGAATATCTGAGAGGAAAAATATTGGATGTTTTTCCAGACTATAGGAAAGAAGCAGAGGATCATCTCTCAAAAGCT GTTAAGTTGAATCCATCTCTTGCAGATGCTTGGCTGTGTTTAGGCAACTGCATTTGGAAGAAGGAAGATCTATCTGCAGCAAAGAACTGCTTCAATCTTGCATTAAGCAAG GGTCctaacaaaaaaatactttGTCAGTTATCCATGCTTGAAAGAAGAATGGCTCAAG ACAACCTAGGAAATGCATGCCTTACCAGTTTTTTCGTGACTGGAGCTTGGGATCACAGCAAACTTCTGCAGTCTTTGAAAGCATACCAAAATGCT GAGAAAGATGAAAGAATGAAGTCCAATCCAGACCTTTATTTTAACAATGCTACT GTAAACAAATATTTAGAGAACTATGAGAGGGCCCTCAGAGGATTTGAAGCTGCTGCTTTGAAGGATCCTGGTCTTAATGCTGGAGAGGAGGTTCAAAAGATGGTTAACCTTCTTGACAAGTTGGAGAATATGTTGAGG GGACATGCTCGAGCTAAACGACTTGCATCTTTAGCATCATCGTTGGGAGCTGTTAATT TGAGTTCCTCATACAAACAAGCCACTATAGATCTTCTGGTGGAGGGTCTGAACAAAGCAGTGGCAGTAGTAGGGAAAGTGGTATTCTTCATTAAGCATGAAGGCATTGCTCCCTT ATACTACCTGGTATGTGATTCAAATCAAATATGCTTCATTCTGTCACTCTATGGTACACGCAATGATGCG ATCAAAGAAGGAGATCAGCTATCTTTATTGGAACCTTATTATCGTTACATTGATTTTTCTTGGAAGGGAAAG CATTACCAGTTCAAGTCAATTCGTGTTGATTTCTTGGAACAAGTTCTTGTGAATGGCAAAGCTCTGTCTCCTCGCCAAGCAGTCCCTACATCCATCTTTGCACAACATAAACCATGA
- the LOC121256166 gene encoding tetratricopeptide repeat protein 5-like isoform X1 codes for MSNQAEQDPMAKATIAAEELYHTRDTYFPSNPDEKISKLQTESDLALKLLDSVPPEQRKLPMQRAAYEYLRGKILDVFPDYRKEAEDHLSKAVKLNPSLADAWLCLGNCIWKKEDLSAAKNCFNLALSKGPNKKILCQLSMLERRMAQGTENEAELIEESIQHAKEAITLDVKDGNSWYNLGNACLTSFFVTGAWDHSKLLQSLKAYQNAEKDERMKSNPDLYFNNATVNKYLENYERALRGFEAAALKDPGLNAGEEVQKMVNLLDKLENMLRGHARAKRLASLASSLGAVNLSSSYKQATIDLLVEGLNKAVAVVGKVVFFIKHEGIAPLYYLVCDSNQICFILSLYGTRNDAIKEGDQLSLLEPYYRYIDFSWKGKHYQFKSIRVDFLEQVLVNGKALSPRQAVPTSIFAQHKP; via the exons ATGAGCAACCAAGCAGAACAAGATCCCATGGCCAAAGCCACTATCGCAGCCGAAGAGCTTTACCACACTCGGGACACTTATTTTCCTTCAAACCCAGATGAGAAAATCTCCAAACTGCAAACAGAATCCGATCTTGCTCTCAAGCTCCTCGATTCTGTTCCTCCAG AACAAAGGAAATTGCCCATGCAGCGTGCAGCATATGAATATCTGAGAGGAAAAATATTGGATGTTTTTCCAGACTATAGGAAAGAAGCAGAGGATCATCTCTCAAAAGCT GTTAAGTTGAATCCATCTCTTGCAGATGCTTGGCTGTGTTTAGGCAACTGCATTTGGAAGAAGGAAGATCTATCTGCAGCAAAGAACTGCTTCAATCTTGCATTAAGCAAG GGTCctaacaaaaaaatactttGTCAGTTATCCATGCTTGAAAGAAGAATGGCTCAAG GAACTGAGAATGAGGCAGAACTTATTGAGGAAAGCATCCAGCATGCAAAGGAAGCTATTACTTTGGATGTCAAGGATGGGAATTCTTGGT ACAACCTAGGAAATGCATGCCTTACCAGTTTTTTCGTGACTGGAGCTTGGGATCACAGCAAACTTCTGCAGTCTTTGAAAGCATACCAAAATGCT GAGAAAGATGAAAGAATGAAGTCCAATCCAGACCTTTATTTTAACAATGCTACT GTAAACAAATATTTAGAGAACTATGAGAGGGCCCTCAGAGGATTTGAAGCTGCTGCTTTGAAGGATCCTGGTCTTAATGCTGGAGAGGAGGTTCAAAAGATGGTTAACCTTCTTGACAAGTTGGAGAATATGTTGAGG GGACATGCTCGAGCTAAACGACTTGCATCTTTAGCATCATCGTTGGGAGCTGTTAATT TGAGTTCCTCATACAAACAAGCCACTATAGATCTTCTGGTGGAGGGTCTGAACAAAGCAGTGGCAGTAGTAGGGAAAGTGGTATTCTTCATTAAGCATGAAGGCATTGCTCCCTT ATACTACCTGGTATGTGATTCAAATCAAATATGCTTCATTCTGTCACTCTATGGTACACGCAATGATGCG ATCAAAGAAGGAGATCAGCTATCTTTATTGGAACCTTATTATCGTTACATTGATTTTTCTTGGAAGGGAAAG CATTACCAGTTCAAGTCAATTCGTGTTGATTTCTTGGAACAAGTTCTTGTGAATGGCAAAGCTCTGTCTCCTCGCCAAGCAGTCCCTACATCCATCTTTGCACAACATAAACCATGA
- the LOC121254181 gene encoding GDSL esterase/lipase 6 produces MMEKLFLITVLLVLFKLPGFVSPDYVPAIFTFGDSILDAGNNRFIKNCTAQANFPPYGSTYFHHPTGRFTNGRTVADLISQYIGIDFQKPYLEAHLDVVNGSIKSYPNNGINFASAGSGVIPQTNQDEHVLPLQVQLQQFQTLVQQGQIDTTLIQNSLFLFESGSNDIFGYFFAAGSGAFQELPRPHDFVQAMLDQVESFVDEIYNLGARRIALFSLGPVGCVPARAMLKDAPLDRCYGKLNFMVERYNHGLFKMARHARWKYPNAVIAYGDVYRMVRHFRAHPYRYGFLDVTNACCGAGQLGGEMQCGIGPYKVCQNPDEFMFWDLFHPSEHTYQLISESLWDGDRLQIKPVNLRTLADIDLFNY; encoded by the exons ATGATGGAGAAACTCTTCCTGATCACAGTACTCCTTGTTCTTTTCAAACTTCCCGGCTTCGTTTCTCCAGACTACGTTCCGGCAATCTTCACCTTCGGAGACTCCATCTTGGACGCGGGGAACAACCGTTTCATCAAGAACTGCACTGCCCAGGCAAATTTCCCTCCTTACGGGTCAACTTACTTCCATCACCCTACCGGGAGGTTCACTAATGGCAGAACAGTAGCTGACTTAATTT CCCAGTATATAGGCATTGATTTCCAGAAACCATACCTCGAAGCACATCTTGACGTTGTTAATGGAAGTATAAAGAGTTATCCAAACAATGGGATCAACTTTGCTAGTGCTGGCAGTGGTGTTATCCCACAAACAAACCAGGACGAG CATGTATTGCCACTGCAAGTCCAGCTACAACAATTCCAAACGTTGGTGCAGCAAGGCCAGATCGATACAACTTTGATCCAAAACTCTCTCTTCCTATTTGAGTCCGGTTCCAACGACATATTCGGCTACTTCTTCGCCGCCGGCTCTGGTGCCTTCCAAGAACTACCACGGCCACATGACTTCGTGCAAGCCATGCTTGACCAAGTGGAAAGTTTTGTGGATGAGATTTACAATCTGGGTGCCCGTCGTATAGCTTTGTTTTCACTTGGCCCCGTTGGCTGTGTTCCGGCTAGGGCTATGCTGAAGGATGCACCTCTTGATAGATGCTATGGAAAGCTTAACTTCATGGTCGAGAGATACAACCATGGCTTATTTAAGATGGCCAGACATGCGCGCTGGAAGTATCCCAATGCAGTCATTGCTTATGGGGATGTCTACCGCATGGTTCGGCATTTTCGTGCACATCCATATCGCTATG GTTTCTTGGACGTAACAAACGCATGCTGTGGCGCTGGGCAACTTGGAGGAGAGATGCAATGTGGGATAGGGCCCTACAAAGTTTGTCAAAACCCAGATGAGTTCATGTTCTGGGATCTTTTCCATCCATCAGAGCACACTTACCAGCTCATTTCAGAGTCTTTATGGGACGGAGACAGGCTTCAGATTAAGCCAGTGAATCTGAGAACTTTAGCCGATATAGACCTTTTTAattattag
- the LOC121253986 gene encoding uncharacterized protein LOC121253986 produces the protein MGNYISCTLAAPLIKNNKAEARVIFPGGEVRRCREPVNAAELMFECPNFFLVNSRSLHIGRRFSALSADEELEFGHVYIMFPMKRVNSMVTAADMAVFFMAANSAAKRISGGKVGILPESGFAQEGATLAAAAATTEEGEIGGSRLSLDAGIEELSVPEFKYRLSVCRSRKPLLETIKEEPISLR, from the coding sequence ATGGGGAACTATATTTCATGCACTCTAGCCGCCCCTTTGATCAAGAACAACAAGGCTGAAGCGAGGGTTATCTTTCCGGGTGGTGAAGTCCGACGGTGCCGTGAACCCGTCAATGCCGCCGAGCTGATGTTTGAGTGCCCCAACTTTTTCCTCGTCAACTCCAGGTCCCTTCACATTGGCAGGAGATTCTCCGCCCTCAGCGCCGACGAGGAGTTAGAGTTTGGCCACGTGTACATCATGTTTCCTATGAAGAGAGTGAATTCTATGGTCACGGCGGCGGATATGGCTGTTTTTTTCATGGCAGCCAACTCGGCAGCTAAACGGATATCCGGTGGAAAGGTCGGGATATTGCCCGAGTCGGGTTTCGCACAAGAGGGGGCGACTTTGGCGGCGGCGGCAGCCACTACAGAGGAAGGTGAGATTGGAGGTTCAAGATTGAGTTTGGATGCAGGAATTGAGGAGCTTTCAGTGCCAGAGTTCAAGTATAGGTTATCTGTGTGCAGATCAAGGAAGCCATTGTTAGAGACCATCAAGGAAGAGCCAATTTCTTTGAGATAA
- the LOC121256205 gene encoding glycine-rich protein DOT1-like, with the protein MGGKGGGGGGKGGGGGGGKGGGGGGGGSSKGGGNGGMMVAPGSGGGAHISRDTFESNPQGYFAGLHGAGEKGNK; encoded by the exons ATGGGCGGCAAAGGCGGTGGCGGTGGAGGCAAAGGTGGTGGAGGCGGTGGCGGcaaaggtggtg gtggaggtggaggtggctccTCAAAGGGCGGTGGCAATGGTGGCATGATGGTTGCCCCTGGTAGTGGAGGAGGAGCACACATTTCAAGGGATACTTTTGAGAGCAACCCGCAGGGCTATTTTGCTGGCTTGCATGGCGCCGGTGAAAAGGGAAATAAATAG